A window of Streptomyces sp. DG1A-41 contains these coding sequences:
- a CDS encoding anthranilate synthase component I, which translates to MDLETFRKLATDRRVIPVTRKLLADGDTPVALYRKLAAARPGTFLLESAENGRSWSRYSFVGVRSAATLTERDGQAHWLGAPPVGVPTGGDPLAALRATIQALHTPHQDGMPPFTGGMVGYLGYDIVRRLEKIGPGERDDLKLPELTMLLTSDLAVMDHWEGSVLLIANAINHNDLDTGVDEAYADAVDRLDAMEQDLSRAVAQPPAALPPSELPEYSALWGGSDFQEAVEDIKERIRAGEAFQVVPSQRFETPCTASALDVYRVLRATNPSPYMYLFRFDGFDVVGSSPEALVKVEDGRAMVHPIAGTRWRGATPQEDQALADELLADPKERAEHLMLVDLGRNDLGRVCEPGSVEVVDFMSVERYSHVMHIVSTVTGRVAPGRTAFDVLTACFPAGTLSGAPKPRAMQIIDELEPSRRGLYGGCVGYLDFAGDSDTAIAIRTALLRDGTAYVQAGAGIVADSDPVAEDTECRNKAAAVLRAVHTANRLGKA; encoded by the coding sequence ATGGACCTCGAGACGTTCCGCAAGCTCGCCACCGACCGGCGGGTCATCCCGGTCACCCGCAAACTCCTCGCCGACGGTGACACCCCGGTCGCGCTCTACCGCAAGCTCGCCGCCGCGCGCCCCGGCACCTTCCTGCTGGAGTCCGCGGAGAACGGCCGCTCGTGGTCCCGCTACTCGTTCGTGGGCGTGCGGTCGGCGGCGACACTGACCGAGCGCGACGGGCAGGCCCACTGGCTCGGCGCCCCGCCCGTCGGTGTCCCCACAGGCGGCGACCCCCTCGCCGCACTGCGCGCCACCATACAGGCGCTGCACACCCCCCACCAGGACGGCATGCCGCCCTTCACCGGCGGCATGGTCGGCTACCTCGGCTACGACATCGTCCGCCGCCTGGAGAAGATCGGCCCCGGCGAGCGCGACGACCTGAAGCTCCCCGAGCTGACCATGCTCCTCACCAGCGACCTGGCCGTCATGGACCACTGGGAGGGCTCGGTCCTGCTGATCGCCAACGCGATCAACCACAACGACCTCGACACGGGCGTCGACGAGGCATACGCCGATGCCGTGGATCGTCTGGACGCCATGGAGCAGGACCTCTCGCGCGCGGTCGCCCAGCCACCCGCCGCGCTCCCGCCCTCCGAGCTCCCCGAGTACTCCGCGCTCTGGGGCGGCTCCGACTTCCAGGAGGCCGTCGAGGACATCAAGGAGCGCATCCGGGCCGGCGAGGCCTTCCAGGTGGTTCCCTCCCAGCGCTTCGAGACGCCGTGCACGGCGAGCGCGCTGGACGTCTACCGGGTCCTGAGGGCCACCAACCCGTCCCCGTACATGTACCTGTTCCGCTTCGACGGGTTCGACGTCGTCGGCTCGTCCCCCGAGGCCCTGGTCAAGGTCGAGGACGGACGCGCCATGGTCCACCCCATCGCCGGCACCCGCTGGCGCGGCGCCACCCCGCAGGAGGACCAGGCCCTCGCCGACGAGCTGCTCGCCGACCCCAAGGAGCGCGCCGAGCACCTCATGCTCGTCGACCTGGGCCGCAACGACCTGGGGCGGGTCTGCGAGCCCGGCTCGGTCGAGGTCGTCGACTTCATGTCCGTCGAGCGGTACTCGCACGTCATGCACATCGTCTCGACGGTGACGGGCCGCGTCGCCCCGGGCCGCACGGCCTTCGACGTCCTCACCGCCTGCTTCCCGGCCGGCACCCTCTCCGGCGCCCCGAAGCCCCGCGCCATGCAGATCATCGACGAACTCGAACCGTCCCGGCGCGGCCTGTACGGCGGCTGCGTCGGCTACCTCGACTTCGCGGGCGACTCGGACACCGCCATCGCCATCCGCACGGCCCTCCTGCGGGACGGCACCGCCTACGTCCAGGCGGGCGCGGGCATCGTCGCCGACTCGGACCCGGTCGCCGAGGACACGGAGTGCCGCAACAAGGCGGCGGCGGTCCTCAGGGCCGTACACACGGCGAACCGGCTGGGAAAGGCCTGA
- the hisI gene encoding phosphoribosyl-AMP cyclohydrolase: MTSTSSRPSRLDPELAARLKRSADGLLPAIAQQYDTGEVLMLGWMDDEALHRTLTTGRCTYWSRSRQEYWVKGDTSGHFQWVKSVALDCDADTVLVKVDQVGAACHTGARTCFDTDVLLKDGGCDDSTTDQ, from the coding sequence ATGACCAGCACGTCCTCCCGGCCCAGCCGTCTCGACCCGGAGCTCGCCGCCCGCCTCAAGCGCAGCGCCGACGGTCTCCTGCCCGCCATCGCCCAGCAGTACGACACCGGAGAGGTGCTGATGCTCGGCTGGATGGACGACGAGGCGCTGCACCGCACCCTGACCACCGGCCGGTGCACGTACTGGTCCCGGAGCCGCCAGGAGTACTGGGTCAAGGGCGACACCTCCGGCCACTTCCAGTGGGTGAAGTCCGTCGCCCTCGACTGCGACGCCGACACGGTCCTGGTCAAGGTCGACCAGGTCGGCGCCGCCTGCCACACCGGCGCGCGCACGTGCTTCGACACCGACGTGCTGCTCAAGGACGGCGGCTGCGACGACTCCACGACGGATCAGTAA